The following coding sequences are from one Methanoculleus thermophilus window:
- a CDS encoding 2-isopropylmalate synthase encodes MIVLFGESIRFFDTTLRDGEQTPGVSLTPDAKLEIATHLAEVGVHVIEVGSAAASLGERESIRAIADAGLSAECCTYVRALPGDIDLAADAGADSVHLVVPVSDLHISKKLRKTRDEVSEMAWSAVEYAKERGLIVELSGEDASRADQAFLAEVFREGVERGADRLCFCDTVGLLTPERAAAMIPPLCFAPLSIHCHDDLGFALANTVAALRAGATAAHVTVNGLGERAGNTSLEELVMALEVLYGVDTGIKTEELYHLSTHVSRLTGVPLPTNKPIVGEMAFTHESGIHAHGVMRDASTYEPIRPEQVGRKRRIVLGKHSGSAAVEAALHDMGYTPNAAQLAEIVARIKQIGDAGVRITDADIMAIADTVMEIEFKPCIELRQFTIVSGSNAMPTASVTMLVHGDEITGAAVGTGPVDAAIRALQRSVAAVGNIRLDEYRVDAITGGTDAVVDVTVKLSRNGKTVTSRGARTDIIMASVEAVIAGMNRLLREEHENRSQDSD; translated from the coding sequence GTGATTGTTTTATTTGGTGAATCGATCCGCTTTTTTGACACTACCTTACGGGACGGCGAACAGACACCCGGTGTCTCTCTCACGCCGGACGCAAAGCTTGAGATTGCGACGCACCTTGCCGAGGTTGGCGTACACGTCATCGAGGTCGGCTCTGCGGCCGCCTCTCTCGGGGAGCGCGAATCCATCCGCGCCATCGCCGACGCCGGGCTTTCGGCCGAGTGCTGCACCTACGTCCGGGCTCTTCCCGGGGACATCGATCTCGCCGCCGATGCCGGTGCCGACTCTGTGCACCTCGTTGTACCGGTGAGCGATCTCCATATCAGCAAGAAGCTTCGAAAGACCCGCGACGAGGTCTCCGAGATGGCCTGGAGCGCCGTCGAGTACGCGAAGGAGCGCGGGCTCATCGTCGAACTCTCCGGGGAGGACGCGTCCCGCGCCGACCAGGCGTTTCTTGCGGAGGTCTTCCGCGAAGGAGTGGAACGGGGTGCCGACCGGCTCTGCTTCTGCGACACCGTCGGGCTCCTCACCCCCGAGCGGGCGGCCGCGATGATACCGCCGCTCTGCTTTGCCCCGCTCTCGATCCACTGCCACGACGACCTGGGGTTTGCGCTCGCAAACACCGTCGCCGCCCTCAGGGCGGGGGCGACCGCTGCCCACGTCACCGTCAACGGCCTCGGCGAGCGGGCGGGGAACACCTCTCTCGAGGAACTGGTGATGGCGCTCGAGGTTCTCTACGGGGTCGATACCGGGATTAAGACCGAAGAACTCTACCACCTCTCGACCCATGTCTCCCGGCTGACCGGGGTGCCGCTCCCGACCAACAAGCCGATCGTCGGAGAGATGGCCTTCACCCACGAGAGCGGGATCCATGCCCACGGGGTGATGCGGGACGCAAGCACCTACGAACCCATCCGGCCGGAGCAGGTGGGCCGAAAGCGCCGCATCGTCCTCGGGAAGCACTCGGGGTCGGCGGCGGTCGAGGCCGCGCTCCATGACATGGGGTATACCCCGAATGCGGCGCAGCTTGCCGAGATCGTTGCCCGGATCAAGCAGATCGGGGATGCCGGAGTGCGGATAACCGACGCAGACATCATGGCGATCGCCGATACGGTGATGGAGATCGAGTTTAAGCCCTGTATCGAACTGCGCCAGTTCACCATCGTCTCGGGGAGCAACGCGATGCCGACCGCCTCGGTGACGATGCTGGTTCACGGCGACGAGATCACCGGAGCCGCAGTCGGGACCGGGCCGGTGGATGCGGCGATCCGCGCGCTCCAGCGATCGGTTGCAGCGGTCGGAAACATAAGACTCGACGAATACCGCGTGGATGCCATAACCGGCGGCACAGATGCCGTCGTTGACGTAACGGTCAAACTCAGCAGGAACGGGAAGACCGTGACCTCGCGGGGTGCCCGGACCGACATCATCATGGCCAGCGTCGAAGCAGTTATCGCCGGAATGAACAGACTACTCAGGGAAGAGCATGAAAACCGGAGCCAGGACTCTGATTGA
- the ilvB gene encoding biosynthetic-type acetolactate synthase large subunit, which produces MKTGARTLIDALQREGVDTIFGYPGGVVLPIYDELYDSSIRHILVRHEQAAAHAADGYARASGRVGVCLATSGPGACNLVTGIATAYMDSIPIVALTGQVPTGLLGNDAFQESDITGITMPVTKHNYLVKDANDLDRIVQEAFYISRTGRPGPVLIDLPKDVSTSEVRNSKPVPETVSLRGYQPTYQGHIRQIDKAIDLIARAERPLVYAGGGVILSGASAELLQFIETAGIPITTTLMGLGAVPGDHPLNLGMLGMHGTQPANYAVTECDLLIAIGVRFDDRVTGKIESFAPNAAVIHIDIDPAEIGKNKVVDVPIVGDVKAVLQAILQRMQKRGDTAGWVSRVSAWKTQYPLRYRDDGHLRPQYVIQELSDILNGEGIITSEVGQNQMWTALYYCFKKPRTWITSGGLGTMGYGFPAAIGAHFARPDTPVVDVAGDGSFQMNIQELGTVAQYNIPVKVVILNNMYLGMVRQWQELFYDRRYSYTELPPVDFVKIANAYGVEGIRVEEKADVREALETALATDGPFVLDFRIEREENVFPMVPAGAAINEMIGVRQG; this is translated from the coding sequence ATGAAAACCGGAGCCAGGACTCTGATTGACGCGCTGCAGCGTGAAGGGGTGGACACCATATTCGGCTACCCCGGTGGCGTAGTGTTGCCGATCTACGATGAACTCTACGATTCGTCGATCCGGCATATTCTGGTAAGGCATGAGCAGGCAGCGGCGCACGCGGCCGACGGGTACGCGCGTGCAAGCGGCCGCGTAGGCGTATGCCTTGCCACCTCCGGCCCCGGCGCGTGCAACCTGGTTACAGGGATCGCGACGGCGTATATGGACTCCATTCCTATCGTGGCGCTCACCGGTCAGGTGCCCACCGGCCTCCTCGGGAACGATGCGTTCCAGGAGTCGGACATCACCGGGATCACGATGCCGGTGACGAAGCACAACTATCTGGTCAAAGATGCCAACGATCTCGATCGCATCGTTCAGGAAGCCTTCTACATCTCCCGGACCGGACGGCCCGGTCCGGTGCTGATCGATCTCCCCAAAGACGTCAGCACGAGCGAGGTGAGGAACAGCAAACCCGTCCCGGAGACAGTCTCCCTCCGCGGTTACCAGCCCACCTATCAGGGGCATATCCGCCAGATCGACAAGGCGATAGACCTTATTGCAAGAGCGGAGCGCCCGCTCGTCTATGCCGGCGGGGGCGTGATCCTCTCGGGGGCATCTGCCGAACTCCTGCAGTTCATCGAGACGGCAGGGATCCCCATCACGACGACCCTGATGGGGCTCGGCGCCGTCCCCGGCGATCACCCGCTCAACCTCGGGATGCTCGGGATGCACGGCACCCAGCCCGCGAACTACGCGGTGACGGAGTGCGACCTCCTGATAGCCATCGGCGTCCGGTTCGATGACCGGGTGACGGGCAAGATTGAGTCCTTCGCGCCGAACGCGGCGGTCATCCATATCGATATCGACCCGGCCGAGATCGGGAAGAACAAGGTCGTCGATGTCCCGATCGTGGGTGACGTCAAAGCTGTCCTCCAGGCGATCCTCCAGCGGATGCAGAAGCGCGGTGATACGGCGGGCTGGGTCAGTCGGGTCAGCGCCTGGAAGACGCAGTACCCCCTCCGCTACCGCGATGACGGCCACCTTCGCCCGCAGTACGTCATCCAGGAACTCAGCGACATCTTGAACGGCGAGGGTATCATCACAAGCGAGGTCGGCCAGAACCAGATGTGGACCGCGCTCTACTACTGCTTCAAGAAACCCCGGACCTGGATCACCTCGGGGGGCCTTGGGACCATGGGCTACGGCTTCCCGGCAGCCATCGGCGCTCACTTCGCCCGGCCGGATACGCCGGTCGTCGATGTTGCAGGCGACGGGAGTTTCCAGATGAATATCCAGGAACTCGGGACGGTGGCGCAGTATAACATCCCCGTCAAGGTCGTGATCCTGAACAACATGTACCTCGGGATGGTGCGTCAGTGGCAGGAGCTCTTCTACGACCGCCGTTACTCCTACACGGAGCTCCCGCCGGTGGACTTCGTGAAGATCGCAAACGCCTACGGCGTCGAGGGGATCCGGGTCGAGGAGAAGGCCGACGTCCGGGAGGCACTCGAGACAGCGCTTGCCACCGACGGGCCGTTCGTCCTTGACTTCAGGATCGAGCGGGAGGAGAACGTCTTCCCCATGGTTCCTGCGGGTGCCGCCATCAACGAGATGATCGGGGTGAGGCAGGGATGA
- the ilvN gene encoding acetolactate synthase small subunit: MKSHTLSVLVENRAGVLSRVAGMFSRRGFNIESLAVGTCEEPNMSRITIVVNGDDRVIEQVMKQTNKLIDVIKVSDLTERESVERELALIKVAAESGTSRAEILQIADIFRAQVVDVGSKTLILQVTGDTEKIDALEKLLRQYGIKELVRTGKIALLRGAKTVKSSK, translated from the coding sequence ATGAAATCGCATACGCTGAGCGTCCTTGTCGAGAACCGGGCGGGTGTCTTGAGCAGGGTCGCCGGAATGTTCTCGCGTAGGGGGTTCAATATCGAGAGTCTCGCCGTCGGGACCTGCGAGGAGCCCAACATGAGCCGGATCACGATTGTCGTGAACGGTGATGACCGCGTCATCGAGCAGGTGATGAAGCAGACCAACAAACTCATCGACGTCATCAAGGTCTCGGACCTGACGGAGCGCGAGAGCGTGGAGCGGGAACTTGCGCTCATCAAGGTTGCTGCTGAATCAGGCACATCCCGTGCCGAGATCCTCCAGATCGCCGATATCTTCCGGGCCCAGGTCGTGGATGTCGGGTCAAAGACCCTGATCCTCCAGGTGACCGGGGATACGGAGAAGATCGACGCATTGGAGAAACTCCTGCGCCAGTACGGCATCAAAGAACTCGTCCGCACTGGTAAGATCGCACTCCTCCGGGGTGCAAAGACCGTTAAGAGTTCCAAATGA
- a CDS encoding sodium:solute symporter family protein, whose product MADIATLVLIALYFIVLIGIGNWASKKIHNTEDYILAGRSLGFWVFTILIVCSICSGMTLLGVSGFGYTSGWPGIWEQIFVPLAASFCIIFFGVKLNAIGKERGYLTVQDYLAERFESPRALRGLSAISGIVVSLIYLVGQYAAISIVLVWLFGIPHWQALLIAGVIITAYTVVGGLYAVSWTTLFQGGILILGVLLMAPPVIMSAGGLEHINTVLTGIDPNFVEPWYPTAYASYAYTTPEFLFSFAILLMVGLACAPHVINNVLAAKEARYFKWAPLVAFAIYAVIMFLVKFTGFAVRSLVEEETLVLPDAVNAQDFAFIAGVEYAIPNVALWAFFAVIVLAAVMSTTDRLMLTVGTSFAWDVYKNILRPSASDREVLLVSKVAIVLGAGGTLILAINPPEMLAWLIWMGIGVMLATFAVPLLAGLYWRGATGEGAIASMAVGLVSSGIFGYWHQFVAKLPVHFSLYALICSLLAMVVVSLMTARNSEDVLDGTRTGWFIQSPALPSQAASPGETWFADRDAARRQ is encoded by the coding sequence ATGGCGGATATAGCAACGCTCGTCCTGATCGCGCTCTACTTTATTGTGCTCATCGGCATCGGGAACTGGGCCTCGAAGAAGATCCACAACACCGAGGACTACATCCTCGCAGGCAGATCGCTCGGGTTCTGGGTCTTCACGATCCTGATCGTCTGCTCGATCTGCAGCGGGATGACCCTGCTCGGTGTGAGCGGCTTTGGGTACACATCAGGCTGGCCGGGGATATGGGAACAGATCTTTGTCCCGCTCGCAGCCTCGTTCTGCATCATCTTCTTTGGGGTGAAGCTCAACGCCATTGGAAAAGAGCGGGGTTACCTGACTGTCCAGGACTATCTCGCCGAACGGTTCGAGAGCCCGCGGGCGCTCCGGGGTCTCTCGGCCATCTCCGGGATCGTCGTCTCGCTGATCTACCTCGTCGGGCAGTACGCCGCGATCAGCATCGTGCTGGTCTGGCTCTTCGGTATCCCGCACTGGCAGGCGCTCCTCATCGCCGGGGTCATCATCACCGCTTACACGGTCGTCGGCGGGCTCTATGCGGTCTCCTGGACGACCCTCTTCCAGGGCGGGATCCTGATCCTCGGCGTCCTCCTGATGGCGCCGCCGGTCATCATGAGTGCCGGCGGGCTTGAGCATATCAACACAGTTCTTACCGGGATCGACCCGAACTTCGTCGAGCCCTGGTACCCGACTGCCTACGCTTCATACGCCTACACGACGCCGGAGTTCCTCTTCTCGTTTGCGATCCTCCTGATGGTCGGCCTTGCCTGCGCACCGCACGTCATCAACAACGTCCTCGCTGCAAAAGAGGCACGTTACTTCAAGTGGGCGCCCCTTGTGGCGTTCGCCATCTACGCGGTCATCATGTTCCTCGTGAAGTTCACCGGATTTGCCGTCCGCTCGCTCGTTGAGGAGGAGACGCTCGTCCTCCCGGACGCCGTGAACGCCCAGGACTTCGCCTTCATCGCCGGCGTCGAGTACGCGATACCGAACGTGGCGCTCTGGGCGTTCTTCGCGGTGATCGTCCTTGCGGCGGTGATGTCGACGACCGACCGGCTGATGCTCACCGTCGGCACCTCGTTCGCGTGGGACGTCTACAAGAACATTCTCCGCCCCTCGGCGTCCGACAGAGAGGTGCTCCTCGTCTCGAAGGTCGCGATCGTCCTCGGGGCCGGCGGTACACTCATCCTTGCTATCAATCCTCCTGAGATGCTCGCCTGGCTGATCTGGATGGGCATCGGGGTGATGCTCGCGACGTTCGCGGTCCCGCTGCTCGCCGGGCTCTACTGGCGCGGCGCGACCGGAGAGGGAGCGATCGCGAGCATGGCGGTCGGGCTCGTCTCTTCCGGCATCTTCGGCTACTGGCACCAGTTCGTGGCGAAGCTCCCCGTGCACTTCAGCCTCTACGCGCTCATCTGCTCGCTTCTCGCCATGGTCGTCGTCAGCCTCATGACCGCCCGGAACTCCGAGGACGTACTCGACGGCACCCGGACCGGCTGGTTCATCCAGTCGCCAGCCCTCCCGTCACAGGCCGCAAGCCCCGGAGAGACCTGGTTTGCCGACCGGGACGCAGCCCGCCGGCAGTGA
- a CDS encoding protoporphyrinogen/coproporphyrinogen oxidase — protein sequence MKTAVLGGGLTGITLARLLHEQGEDVVVLEQNVTIGGLCRSRSESGFTFDIGGSHIIFSRDTEVLSFMLSVLGENADRRKRNTKILYKDRYVKYPFENGLYQLPDEDRFFCINEFVKNLIAVEKGEVPPPTNFAEWITYTFGRGIAECYMLPYNQKIWNYPADRMSHHWVEGRIPRPPVEDIIKSAIGIETEGYVHQAVFSYPIEGGIEALVRAIAEPILPAVRTGFRVASIREEDGGFAISDGNEVIHADRLISTIPLQNLLPSLADVPAEVQAACDALRYNSLCSVFIGLAGEVPDISWLYIPDPATGLFNRISFPSNYSTKVAPPGHSSILAEITYNDGDAVSRMSDAEIIEHTVTSLVAAGIIPSKDAVVYTGLERQKFAYVVYDIDYLRNIAIVREFCRERGINLVGRFSQFEYLNMDGCIRSAIDFVGANR from the coding sequence GTGAAAACGGCGGTACTGGGTGGCGGTCTCACCGGGATTACGCTGGCCCGCCTGCTCCATGAACAGGGCGAGGATGTGGTTGTTCTCGAACAGAATGTAACAATCGGGGGGCTCTGCCGCTCGAGGAGTGAGTCGGGTTTCACGTTTGACATTGGGGGCTCGCACATCATCTTCTCCCGTGACACGGAAGTCCTCTCATTCATGCTCTCGGTCCTCGGCGAGAACGCCGATCGACGAAAGCGGAATACAAAGATTCTCTATAAAGACCGCTACGTAAAGTATCCCTTCGAGAACGGTCTCTACCAACTGCCCGACGAAGACCGTTTCTTCTGCATCAACGAGTTCGTCAAAAACCTCATCGCCGTCGAGAAGGGCGAGGTTCCGCCGCCCACGAACTTTGCCGAGTGGATCACCTATACCTTCGGCCGGGGGATTGCCGAGTGCTACATGCTCCCCTACAATCAGAAAATCTGGAACTATCCGGCCGATCGGATGTCGCACCACTGGGTTGAGGGGCGCATACCCCGCCCTCCGGTCGAGGATATCATCAAATCAGCCATCGGGATCGAGACCGAGGGCTATGTTCATCAGGCGGTCTTCTCCTACCCGATCGAAGGCGGGATCGAGGCGCTGGTCCGGGCCATTGCAGAACCGATCCTCCCGGCCGTCCGGACAGGGTTTCGCGTCGCCTCAATCCGTGAAGAAGACGGGGGATTTGCTATCAGCGATGGCAACGAGGTCATCCACGCCGACCGCCTGATATCGACCATCCCGCTCCAGAACCTGCTCCCCAGTCTAGCGGACGTCCCGGCCGAGGTACAGGCGGCCTGCGACGCCCTCCGCTATAACTCGCTATGCTCGGTCTTCATCGGGCTTGCAGGGGAGGTCCCGGATATCTCGTGGCTTTACATCCCCGATCCGGCGACGGGCCTCTTCAACCGGATCTCGTTCCCCTCAAACTATAGTACTAAAGTCGCTCCCCCGGGCCACTCCTCGATCCTCGCCGAGATCACCTACAACGACGGGGACGCGGTCTCGAGGATGTCCGATGCCGAGATCATCGAGCATACCGTCACCTCCCTTGTAGCCGCAGGGATAATCCCCTCGAAGGATGCGGTCGTCTACACCGGTCTTGAGCGACAGAAGTTCGCCTACGTCGTCTATGATATCGATTACCTCCGAAACATCGCGATTGTCCGGGAGTTCTGCCGGGAGCGGGGCATCAACCTCGTCGGCCGGTTCTCGCAGTTCGAATACCTTAACATGGATGGCTGCATCAGGAGCGCGATTGACTTCGTGGGGGCAAACCGATGA
- a CDS encoding glycosyltransferase family 4 protein: MKVNIFVEDFRFLRYIGCATAARTLYNHLARLPDMEVSRNQYLGDFDLTHYHTFGPWAMYHLKFTNGVKVLTAHSTPRLNDGNVAFAKRINTVYPKIYRQFDHIITISEPCHREVEQLVPEIPKTLIPNGIDREYFKRDNKKRRLFRNEYGIDPDQKVVLSVGQQTPRKGIYDFLKLANQHPDMTWVWVGGFPYGTLSKDYAKIQMLKTHCHENVIFTGVIDDISRAYSGADVFFMPSHAETFGLVIVEALSAGLPVIARDIFEFREIFGDSVLFFSDVGEAQDLLTDDATLRRCAAKARASTEGYDITLIAKRHQELYKELIEG, translated from the coding sequence ATGAAGGTCAATATATTCGTCGAAGATTTCCGGTTTCTTCGGTATATCGGGTGCGCAACGGCTGCAAGGACGCTGTACAACCACCTTGCCCGTCTCCCCGATATGGAGGTCTCCCGAAACCAGTATCTCGGCGATTTTGACCTGACTCACTACCATACCTTCGGGCCCTGGGCGATGTATCACCTGAAGTTCACCAATGGCGTAAAGGTTCTGACCGCTCACTCAACCCCTCGCCTGAATGACGGGAATGTCGCCTTCGCAAAGAGGATCAACACTGTATATCCGAAAATCTACCGGCAATTCGACCATATCATCACGATCTCGGAGCCCTGCCACCGGGAGGTCGAGCAGCTCGTCCCCGAGATCCCAAAGACCCTCATTCCAAACGGCATCGACCGGGAGTACTTCAAACGGGACAACAAAAAGCGCAGACTCTTTCGCAATGAGTATGGGATCGATCCCGACCAGAAAGTGGTCCTCTCCGTCGGCCAGCAGACCCCGCGGAAGGGCATCTATGACTTCCTCAAACTTGCCAACCAGCACCCTGATATGACCTGGGTCTGGGTGGGCGGGTTCCCCTACGGGACGCTCTCAAAGGACTATGCGAAGATCCAGATGCTCAAGACCCACTGCCATGAGAATGTCATCTTCACCGGGGTCATCGATGACATCTCCCGGGCATACAGCGGGGCGGACGTCTTCTTCATGCCGTCCCATGCCGAGACGTTCGGTCTTGTGATCGTCGAGGCTCTCTCGGCCGGTCTCCCGGTCATCGCCAGAGATATCTTTGAGTTCCGGGAGATATTTGGGGATTCTGTCCTCTTTTTCTCCGATGTTGGCGAGGCGCAGGACCTCCTTACTGACGATGCAACCCTCCGACGCTGTGCAGCGAAAGCCCGTGCCTCAACCGAGGGCTACGACATCACGCTTATAGCAAAACGGCATCAAGAGTTATACAAGGAGTTGATCGAGGGATGA
- a CDS encoding glycosyltransferase has product MISVVVPTYNEEQNIERCLRSLADQTVPRETYEIIVVDGNSKDRTRELAKPLADKVFIQTSKRVGGARNDGAMAAKGDIIATTDADCILPRDWIERIERNFAERQIVQLYGTVYPIEDTFRNRLSLMGANAFSRFGYYTRTIYFTLGCNTAFDRDAFFQAGMYRCIDAGDDLEIAQRMRKLGKVYLDPRLKVGFSMRRYQQFGTIKSLWEWLYIVLRGGEASGATYSRREYK; this is encoded by the coding sequence ATGATCTCCGTCGTCGTTCCAACCTATAACGAAGAGCAGAACATCGAGCGCTGCCTGCGGTCCCTTGCCGACCAGACGGTGCCGAGGGAGACGTACGAGATCATCGTCGTCGACGGAAACTCGAAAGACAGGACCCGAGAACTGGCCAAGCCTCTTGCGGATAAGGTTTTTATCCAGACGAGCAAGCGGGTCGGCGGGGCGCGAAACGATGGGGCAATGGCCGCAAAAGGCGATATTATCGCCACGACGGATGCCGATTGCATCCTTCCCCGAGACTGGATAGAGCGGATCGAGAGAAACTTTGCGGAGCGCCAGATCGTGCAGCTTTACGGTACGGTCTATCCGATCGAGGATACCTTCCGCAACCGGCTCTCACTCATGGGCGCAAACGCCTTCTCGCGCTTCGGCTACTACACCCGGACGATATACTTCACGCTCGGGTGCAACACGGCCTTCGACCGGGATGCGTTCTTCCAGGCCGGGATGTACCGGTGCATCGATGCCGGGGACGACCTTGAGATCGCGCAGAGGATGCGCAAACTCGGGAAGGTCTACCTCGATCCCCGCCTGAAGGTCGGGTTCTCGATGCGGCGCTACCAGCAGTTCGGGACTATCAAGTCGCTCTGGGAGTGGTTGTATATCGTTCTTCGCGGCGGCGAGGCAAGCGGTGCGACCTACTCACGGCGGGAGTATAAGTAA
- a CDS encoding PaaI family thioesterase produces the protein METKRPIPEIFAEVVHRSDNCEFARRLGMVVTEIADGCVRVTMPTAGMKNGHGTVHGGAIFAIADHAFGIAGNLDEVEETGLSAHIRYFSPPAGGTLEAVARRVAETERTSVYAVDVYSDGRPVASFEGIGFKVGAQMKRA, from the coding sequence GTGGAGACCAAACGACCTATCCCTGAGATCTTCGCTGAGGTGGTGCACCGGTCCGATAACTGCGAGTTTGCCCGCCGCCTCGGGATGGTGGTCACCGAGATCGCCGATGGGTGCGTCCGGGTGACGATGCCGACTGCAGGGATGAAGAACGGTCACGGCACAGTCCACGGGGGCGCAATCTTTGCCATCGCTGACCATGCCTTCGGCATCGCCGGAAACCTGGATGAGGTGGAAGAGACGGGGCTCTCGGCTCATATCCGCTACTTCTCTCCGCCAGCAGGGGGGACGCTTGAGGCGGTCGCCCGCAGGGTCGCGGAGACTGAGAGGACATCAGTGTATGCCGTGGATGTCTACTCAGACGGCCGCCCTGTTGCCTCGTTTGAGGGGATCGGGTTCAAGGTCGGCGCTCAAATGAAGCGGGCGTGA
- a CDS encoding methyltransferase domain-containing protein has protein sequence MKLLFELSGEHPDLPVAELECVGTVLDRRIQVAVAECPDPGAARRLALTHVVMEYLGECEPTHDAFVSLLRDLAIQTEKPFAGRVKMIQGSRMDVARLEVERLIGSLIVGPVSLREPVEEYRAVVSEDRCYFGRVIMQIDRGAFDVRNPMRRPFFHPGVMMPRMARALVNISLAAPGDWVYDPFCGTGGILLEAREIGARILGSDFDPAMVAGYRQNLPNSDVLIADATAVPVCDHAIDAVVTDLPYGQSVRIRAESMDRLYDGSLAEIRRILKPGRRAIVVTHRDITDIAARHFTVLQEHEQRVHKSLTRRILVLA, from the coding sequence ATGAAACTGCTCTTCGAACTCTCCGGTGAGCACCCCGATCTTCCGGTTGCGGAACTGGAGTGCGTGGGCACCGTGCTTGACCGGCGGATCCAGGTCGCGGTTGCCGAATGTCCGGACCCGGGAGCCGCCCGACGACTTGCCCTGACGCATGTGGTGATGGAGTACCTTGGGGAGTGCGAGCCCACCCATGATGCATTTGTCTCTCTCCTCCGCGATCTTGCCATCCAGACCGAGAAACCATTTGCCGGCCGGGTGAAGATGATCCAGGGGAGCCGGATGGATGTCGCCCGGCTCGAGGTGGAACGGCTGATCGGGAGCCTGATCGTCGGCCCGGTGTCGCTTCGTGAGCCGGTCGAGGAGTACCGCGCCGTCGTATCGGAGGACCGTTGTTACTTCGGCCGCGTCATAATGCAGATCGATCGGGGGGCGTTTGATGTTCGGAATCCCATGCGCCGGCCATTCTTTCATCCCGGCGTCATGATGCCCCGGATGGCCAGGGCACTCGTCAATATCTCCCTTGCTGCCCCTGGGGATTGGGTCTACGACCCCTTCTGCGGCACCGGCGGGATCCTCCTTGAGGCCCGGGAGATCGGCGCCCGGATACTCGGGAGCGACTTCGACCCTGCAATGGTTGCCGGCTACCGGCAGAACCTCCCGAACTCGGATGTGCTGATCGCCGACGCCACCGCGGTCCCGGTCTGCGACCATGCCATCGACGCGGTCGTGACCGATCTCCCCTACGGTCAGTCCGTCCGGATCCGGGCCGAGAGCATGGACAGACTCTACGACGGCTCGCTCGCGGAGATCCGGCGGATCCTCAAGCCCGGGAGGCGCGCGATCGTCGTCACGCATCGCGATATCACGGATATCGCCGCCCGCCACTTCACCGTCCTGCAGGAGCACGAGCAGCGGGTCCACAAGAGCCTGACCCGCCGGATCCTGGTGCTTGCGTGA
- a CDS encoding TIGR04255 family protein produces the protein MAEIRKYVNPPAAEVICEFRFPEDLPWDMTYPGMLYAHLKDAYPKRDQRYVREVVMLLGPEGLREEIVVSERSIFLTEDEGCAVQVGPRLLSVSCQRPYVHWEAFSEKILVGFDRFREVISIDAIGTMNLRYVNLIEIPEREVTLSDYFAFYPTLPPELPRVPAGFITGCEFAFHDNRDNCRVELTDAVPESTENNAFLLNIDYYLTEGESIPLDGVADWLEIAHTHVRDIFEACIKDPLRDLFVLREEAAAPAR, from the coding sequence ATGGCAGAAATACGAAAGTACGTCAACCCGCCCGCCGCCGAAGTGATATGCGAGTTCCGGTTTCCCGAGGATCTCCCCTGGGATATGACCTATCCCGGCATGCTCTATGCCCACTTAAAAGACGCATACCCAAAACGGGACCAGCGCTACGTGCGCGAGGTGGTCATGCTCCTTGGTCCAGAGGGGCTCCGCGAGGAGATTGTCGTCAGCGAACGGTCGATCTTTCTTACCGAGGACGAGGGCTGTGCCGTCCAGGTCGGCCCCCGCCTCCTCTCGGTGAGTTGCCAGAGGCCGTACGTCCATTGGGAGGCATTCTCGGAGAAGATCCTCGTGGGCTTCGACCGGTTCCGGGAGGTCATCAGTATCGATGCTATCGGGACGATGAACCTGCGCTACGTCAACCTCATAGAGATCCCCGAACGCGAGGTGACACTCTCGGACTACTTCGCCTTCTACCCGACCCTTCCACCGGAGCTGCCACGGGTCCCGGCGGGGTTCATCACCGGGTGCGAGTTCGCGTTCCACGACAACCGCGACAACTGCCGGGTGGAACTTACCGACGCTGTGCCCGAGTCGACGGAGAACAATGCCTTCCTCCTGAATATCGACTACTACCTGACAGAGGGAGAGAGCATCCCACTGGACGGGGTCGCGGACTGGCTGGAGATTGCCCACACGCACGTGCGGGATATCTTTGAGGCCTGCATTAAGGACCCCCTGCGCGACCTCTTCGTCCTCCGGGAGGAGGCAGCAGCGCCAGCACGGTGA